One window from the genome of Aeromonas sp. FDAARGOS 1405 encodes:
- a CDS encoding biotin carboxylase N-terminal domain-containing protein, producing MTHHIQIKRLLIANRGEIAVRIIKTAKRLGIHTIALYSDADALAMHTRLADEAWHLGPAPARESYLDTGKVLKIAKEAHADAIHPGYGFLSENSDFATACEQRGLRFVGPSGAAILAMGDKSGAKALMQAAGVPVLPGYHGTDQRPDFLRDLASQIGFPLLIKAASGGGGKGMRRVDQLADFHESLAAVKREAKAAFGDDLVLLERYLPQARHVEVQVFADSLGNAIYLGDRDCSLQRRHQKVIEEAPAPDIPPALRRAMGEAAVAAAKAIHYQGAGTIEFLLCKDEFFFMEMNTRLQVEHPVTETVTGQDLVAWQLAVAEGKPLPLTQEEVVLRGHAVEARLYAEDVAAGFLPASGPIHWLHWPVGVRIDTGVTAGDEVSPYYDPMIAKLIAHGQSRTEAFAQLADALAALDLGPLVHNGALLLRLCEEPDVLAMGHHTQWPIPTTAQPIPELAWPLATLWLASRPAGTAPWQQACGFRLGPARCWAAAVRIGDEHRVLTLNDHGGQFEWQGETRCYQRGDDNIRLQQGDCWQQIPIQTVAGSEAAFIMTLGGQRIRFAADDQLHSHYHEQANEKAQGAIAPMHGIVVAVLVEPGQTVSKGQPLLVLEAMKMEHQLRAERDGVIETLQCKQGEQVSQGAVLVRFVEETASQEEHP from the coding sequence ATGACCCATCACATTCAGATTAAACGCCTGCTAATTGCCAACCGCGGCGAAATCGCCGTGCGCATCATCAAGACGGCGAAACGCCTCGGCATTCACACCATCGCCCTCTACTCCGATGCCGACGCCCTTGCCATGCACACCCGTCTGGCCGATGAGGCCTGGCATCTGGGGCCCGCACCGGCCAGAGAGAGCTATCTCGACACCGGCAAGGTGCTGAAGATTGCCAAAGAGGCGCACGCCGATGCCATCCATCCCGGTTACGGTTTTCTGTCGGAAAACAGCGATTTTGCCACCGCCTGCGAACAGCGCGGCCTGCGCTTTGTCGGCCCAAGCGGCGCCGCCATTCTCGCCATGGGCGACAAATCGGGGGCCAAGGCGCTGATGCAGGCTGCCGGTGTACCTGTACTGCCTGGCTATCACGGCACGGATCAACGGCCGGACTTCTTGCGCGATCTGGCGAGCCAGATTGGCTTCCCGCTACTTATCAAAGCGGCCAGTGGCGGCGGTGGCAAGGGGATGCGCCGGGTCGATCAGCTGGCCGACTTTCACGAGTCGCTGGCAGCCGTCAAACGGGAAGCCAAGGCTGCCTTTGGTGACGATCTGGTACTGCTCGAGCGCTATCTGCCCCAGGCTCGCCACGTGGAAGTACAGGTCTTTGCCGATAGCCTCGGCAACGCCATCTATCTGGGGGACAGGGACTGCTCCTTGCAGCGACGCCATCAGAAGGTGATCGAAGAGGCGCCCGCCCCCGACATCCCTCCGGCTCTGCGCCGCGCCATGGGGGAGGCAGCCGTGGCCGCAGCCAAAGCCATCCATTATCAGGGGGCTGGCACCATCGAGTTCCTGCTCTGCAAGGATGAGTTCTTCTTTATGGAGATGAACACCCGGCTGCAGGTGGAGCATCCGGTCACCGAAACGGTGACCGGGCAGGATCTGGTGGCCTGGCAGCTGGCCGTGGCCGAAGGCAAGCCGCTGCCACTCACCCAAGAGGAAGTGGTGCTGCGCGGCCATGCAGTGGAGGCGCGCCTCTACGCCGAGGATGTGGCGGCCGGTTTTCTGCCCGCCAGCGGGCCTATCCACTGGCTCCACTGGCCCGTTGGCGTGCGCATCGACACCGGCGTCACCGCTGGCGATGAGGTGAGCCCCTATTACGATCCCATGATCGCCAAGCTGATCGCCCACGGCCAGAGCCGCACCGAGGCGTTCGCCCAACTGGCCGATGCGCTGGCGGCACTGGATCTCGGCCCGCTGGTGCACAACGGCGCGCTCTTGCTGCGCCTTTGTGAAGAGCCTGACGTCCTGGCCATGGGCCACCATACCCAGTGGCCCATTCCCACCACAGCGCAGCCCATTCCTGAACTCGCCTGGCCGCTGGCCACCCTCTGGCTGGCGAGCCGCCCTGCGGGCACCGCCCCCTGGCAGCAAGCCTGCGGATTTCGGCTAGGGCCGGCTCGCTGCTGGGCAGCGGCGGTACGCATTGGTGATGAGCACCGGGTATTGACCCTTAACGATCATGGCGGCCAGTTTGAGTGGCAAGGGGAGACCCGTTGCTACCAGAGAGGTGACGATAATATCCGGCTGCAGCAGGGTGACTGCTGGCAACAGATCCCCATTCAGACGGTCGCAGGCTCGGAGGCAGCCTTCATCATGACCCTAGGGGGCCAGCGCATCCGCTTCGCGGCCGATGATCAGCTGCACAGTCACTACCATGAGCAGGCAAACGAGAAGGCGCAGGGCGCCATCGCCCCCATGCACGGCATCGTGGTAGCCGTGTTGGTCGAACCCGGCCAAACAGTCAGCAAGGGACAACCCCTGCTGGTGCTGGAGGCGATGAAGATGGAACACCAGTTGCGTGCAGAGCGGGATGGGGTAATTGAAACCCTGCAGTGCAAGCAGGGCGAGCAGGTAAGCCAGGGGGCCGTGCTGGTGCGCTTTGTCGAAGAGACTGCTTCACAGGAGGAACACCCATGA
- a CDS encoding enoyl-CoA hydratase-related protein, which translates to MSDPLTSSALGSSTQGPFRLERHGPLAELVLSRPARHNAFDADLMLGLLDCLDDLAHLHGHDLTERPHALLLRAEGKHFCAGADLNWMRNLAHADFEHNREDARVLARLMQTLDELPFPTVALVQGAAYGGALGLICACDLVLASDDARFCLSEVSLGLVPAVISPYVVRTMGMRQARRYMLSAEPFDAITACRLNVAHQLCKPDQLLAEGRAQALRLCRNGPEAMKETKRLLAAIEAHPSRLYEEKTVETIARVRVGLEAQEGMQAFFDKRPPAWRPRFKDET; encoded by the coding sequence ATGTCAGATCCACTTACTTCCTCAGCACTTGGCTCTTCAACACAGGGCCCGTTTCGGCTGGAGCGGCACGGCCCGCTGGCCGAGCTGGTGCTGTCGCGCCCGGCCCGCCACAACGCCTTTGATGCCGACCTGATGCTGGGGCTGCTCGACTGCCTCGATGATCTGGCCCATCTCCATGGTCATGATCTCACCGAACGCCCTCACGCCCTGCTGTTACGTGCCGAAGGCAAACACTTTTGCGCGGGCGCCGATCTCAACTGGATGCGCAATCTGGCTCACGCCGATTTTGAGCACAATCGCGAAGACGCCCGGGTATTGGCGCGGCTGATGCAGACCCTCGACGAACTCCCCTTCCCTACGGTGGCACTGGTACAAGGGGCTGCCTATGGCGGGGCGCTGGGGCTGATCTGCGCCTGCGATCTGGTGCTGGCCAGCGATGATGCGCGCTTCTGCCTCTCCGAGGTGAGCCTGGGGCTGGTGCCTGCGGTGATCAGCCCCTACGTGGTGCGCACCATGGGAATGCGTCAGGCGCGCCGCTACATGCTCAGTGCCGAGCCGTTCGATGCCATCACCGCCTGTCGGCTCAATGTGGCGCATCAACTCTGCAAACCGGATCAACTGCTGGCGGAAGGGCGGGCGCAAGCCCTGCGCCTGTGCCGCAACGGGCCGGAAGCGATGAAAGAGACCAAACGACTGCTGGCAGCGATAGAGGCCCACCCGTCCCGCCTCTACGAAGAGAAAACCGTCGAGACCATCGCCCGGGTACGGGTGGGGCTCGAAGCCCAGGAGGGGATGCAGGCCTTCTTCGACAAACGTCCTCCTGCCTGGCGTCCCCGTTTCAAGGATGAGACATGA
- a CDS encoding carboxyl transferase domain-containing protein: MSRIHSRLDTASPEYTANRAAMQGLVDDLHARIAEIAQGGGTANNARHQARGKLLPRERINQLLDPGSPFLELSALAGWQVYDEPVPAAGIITGIGRVSGRLCMLVVNDATVKGGTYYPLTVKKHLRAQAIAERLRLPCLYLVDSGGAFLPMQDEVFPDRDHFGRIFYNQARMSAQNIPQLAVVMGLCTAGGAYVPAMADESIMVREQATIFLAGPPLVKAATGEEISAEALGGAEVHCAHSGVADHMARDDAHALAIARTLVTHLGSNPVESSPGYEPPCYPIEELYGLVGTSLKRPYDARELIARLVDGSDFDEFKALFGTTLVTGFARICGMEVGILANNGVLHSDSAQKGAHFIQLCNRRAIPLLFLQNITGFMVGSSAEKEGIAKHGAKLVTAVACSRVPKITLIVGGSFGAGNYGMCGRAYEPDFLFSWPNSRISVMGGEQAAGVLVQVRRDKLAAEGKDVSEQEAAAIRAPVIEQYERQGHPYYASARLWDDGVIDPAQSRTVLALALAACQGAHIEPEQYGIFRM, encoded by the coding sequence ATGAGTCGTATCCACTCCCGCCTCGACACGGCGAGCCCGGAATATACGGCCAATCGGGCCGCTATGCAGGGGCTGGTCGACGATCTCCACGCCCGCATTGCCGAGATCGCGCAAGGGGGCGGCACGGCCAACAACGCCCGCCATCAGGCCCGTGGCAAGCTGTTGCCCCGCGAGCGCATCAATCAGCTGCTGGACCCGGGCTCCCCGTTTCTCGAACTCTCGGCGCTGGCTGGCTGGCAGGTCTATGACGAGCCGGTCCCCGCCGCCGGTATCATCACCGGCATCGGTCGGGTCTCGGGCCGGCTCTGCATGCTGGTGGTGAACGACGCCACAGTGAAAGGCGGCACCTACTACCCGCTCACGGTGAAAAAACACCTGCGCGCCCAGGCCATCGCCGAGCGGCTGCGCCTCCCCTGCCTCTATCTTGTGGATTCCGGCGGCGCCTTTCTGCCGATGCAGGATGAGGTGTTCCCCGACCGGGATCACTTTGGCCGCATCTTCTACAACCAGGCCCGCATGTCGGCCCAAAACATCCCTCAACTGGCAGTGGTGATGGGGCTCTGTACTGCAGGCGGCGCCTACGTGCCCGCCATGGCTGATGAATCCATCATGGTCAGGGAGCAAGCCACCATCTTTCTGGCGGGTCCGCCGCTGGTCAAGGCCGCCACCGGCGAGGAGATCAGCGCCGAGGCCCTGGGCGGCGCCGAGGTACACTGCGCCCACTCGGGAGTTGCTGATCATATGGCCCGTGACGATGCCCACGCGCTGGCCATCGCCCGTACGCTGGTGACTCATTTGGGCAGCAATCCGGTAGAGAGCAGCCCCGGCTACGAACCCCCCTGCTACCCGATCGAGGAGCTCTACGGTCTGGTGGGCACCAGTCTCAAACGCCCTTACGACGCCCGCGAACTGATTGCACGACTGGTGGATGGCTCTGATTTTGACGAATTCAAGGCGCTGTTCGGCACCACACTGGTGACCGGCTTTGCCCGTATTTGCGGCATGGAAGTGGGCATCCTCGCCAACAACGGCGTGCTGCACAGCGACAGTGCCCAGAAGGGGGCCCACTTTATCCAACTCTGTAACCGGCGTGCCATCCCGCTGCTCTTTTTGCAGAACATCACCGGCTTTATGGTGGGGAGTAGCGCAGAAAAAGAGGGGATCGCCAAGCACGGCGCCAAGCTGGTCACCGCAGTGGCCTGCAGCCGGGTGCCCAAGATCACCCTGATCGTCGGCGGCAGCTTTGGTGCCGGCAACTACGGCATGTGCGGCCGCGCTTATGAGCCCGATTTTCTCTTTAGCTGGCCCAACAGCCGCATCTCTGTCATGGGGGGCGAGCAAGCTGCCGGGGTGCTGGTGCAGGTGCGTCGGGACAAGCTGGCTGCCGAGGGCAAAGATGTGAGCGAGCAGGAAGCGGCCGCCATCCGTGCCCCGGTGATCGAGCAGTATGAGCGGCAGGGTCACCCCTACTACGCCAGCGCCCGCCTGTGGGATGATGGCGTCATTGACCCGGCCCAGAGCCGCACCGTGCTGGCGCTGGCGCTCGCCGCCTGTCAGGGTGCCCACATTGAACCCGAGCAGTACGGTATCTTCCGGATGTAA
- a CDS encoding isovaleryl-CoA dehydrogenase — MQMDETLNALTEQVAAFCQKVIAPRASEIDQSNTFPRDLWPRMGELGLHGITVAEEYDGVNLGYLAHVLVMEQVSRASASVGLSYGAHSNLCINQIHRHGTAEQKARYLPPLVSGEHVGALAMSEPGAGSDVVSMRLTAEREGDHFVLNGNKMWITNGPDADTFVIYAKTDTSAGPKGISAFIVEAGTPGFSTAQKLDKLGMRGSSTCELVFDNCRVPQENLLGTLHGGVKVLMSGLDYERVVLAAGPLGIMQACMDVVLPYVRERKQFGQAIGEFQLVQGKLADMYTRLASSRALVYSVASACDQGRTSRKDCAAAILFAAENATQMALDAIQLLGGNGYINEYPTGRLLRDAKLYEIGAGTSEIRRWLIGRELMGENA, encoded by the coding sequence ATGCAGATGGATGAGACCCTGAATGCCCTGACCGAACAGGTTGCGGCTTTCTGCCAGAAAGTGATTGCCCCGCGCGCCAGCGAGATCGATCAGAGCAACACCTTCCCCCGTGATCTCTGGCCCCGGATGGGTGAGCTGGGGCTGCACGGCATCACAGTGGCGGAGGAGTATGACGGGGTGAACCTCGGCTATCTGGCCCACGTGCTGGTGATGGAACAGGTGAGCCGCGCCAGCGCCTCGGTCGGCCTCTCCTACGGCGCCCACTCCAATCTCTGCATCAATCAGATCCACCGCCACGGCACGGCGGAGCAAAAAGCACGCTACCTCCCCCCGCTGGTGAGCGGCGAGCATGTGGGGGCGCTGGCCATGAGCGAGCCGGGAGCCGGGTCCGATGTGGTCAGCATGCGCCTCACCGCGGAGCGCGAGGGCGATCACTTCGTGCTCAACGGCAACAAGATGTGGATCACCAACGGGCCCGATGCCGACACCTTCGTCATCTATGCCAAGACAGATACCAGTGCGGGCCCCAAAGGAATTTCTGCCTTTATCGTTGAAGCCGGCACTCCCGGTTTTTCTACCGCCCAGAAGCTCGACAAGCTGGGGATGCGCGGCTCCAGCACCTGCGAGCTGGTGTTCGACAACTGCCGGGTGCCGCAGGAGAACTTGCTGGGCACCCTGCACGGCGGGGTCAAGGTGCTGATGAGCGGGCTCGATTACGAGCGGGTGGTGCTGGCTGCGGGCCCCCTTGGCATCATGCAGGCCTGCATGGATGTAGTGCTGCCCTATGTGCGTGAGCGCAAGCAGTTTGGTCAAGCCATCGGCGAGTTCCAGCTGGTGCAGGGCAAGCTCGCCGACATGTATACCCGCCTCGCCAGCAGCCGGGCGCTGGTCTACTCGGTGGCGAGCGCCTGCGATCAGGGGCGCACCAGCCGTAAAGATTGCGCCGCAGCCATCCTGTTTGCCGCCGAAAACGCCACCCAGATGGCCCTCGACGCTATCCAGCTGCTAGGCGGCAACGGTTACATCAACGAATACCCCACTGGCCGCCTACTGCGGGACGCCAAACTCTACGAGATCGGCGCCGGCACCTCGGAGATCCGCCGCTGGCTCATCGGCCGCGAGCTGATGGGAGAAAATGCATGA
- a CDS encoding acyl-CoA dehydrogenase family protein, which yields MDFTLTDDQQAYVEAAAAFADEALKPHAARWDKEHEFPIPTIKQAAGLGFCGLYTPEQFGGLGLPRLDASLIFERLAMGCTSTTAYLTIHNMVSWMLGSWLPTEVAKEWVPKLACGELLGSYCLTEPGAGSDAAALKTRAVREGDSYLIEGTKVFISGAGSSDVLVVMARTGGEGAKGISAFMVPANAPGVSYGKAEEKMGWNSQPTREVVFNGVRIPACYRLGEEGEGFKFAMQALDGGRINIATCSVGTAQQALDDALAYVQQRQQFGHPISEFQSVQFRLADMATELAAARLLVRQAADKLDRGAPDKSAWCAMAKRFATDVGYRICDEALQLFGGYGYIREYPLERYLRDTRVHRILEGTNEVMRLIIARRMLADPGLSLG from the coding sequence ATGGATTTTACCCTGACAGATGATCAACAGGCGTATGTGGAGGCGGCCGCCGCCTTTGCCGATGAGGCGCTCAAACCCCATGCCGCGCGCTGGGACAAGGAGCATGAGTTTCCGATCCCGACCATCAAGCAGGCGGCCGGGCTAGGTTTTTGTGGCCTCTATACCCCGGAGCAGTTTGGCGGATTGGGGCTACCTCGCCTCGATGCGAGCCTCATCTTCGAGCGCCTCGCCATGGGGTGTACCTCGACCACTGCGTATCTGACCATTCACAACATGGTGAGCTGGATGCTGGGCAGCTGGCTGCCCACCGAGGTTGCCAAGGAGTGGGTGCCCAAACTGGCCTGCGGCGAGCTGTTGGGATCATATTGCCTTACCGAGCCGGGGGCTGGTTCCGATGCGGCGGCCCTCAAGACCCGGGCGGTGCGCGAGGGTGACAGCTACCTCATCGAGGGAACCAAAGTCTTTATCTCGGGAGCGGGCAGCAGCGATGTGCTGGTGGTGATGGCGCGCACCGGTGGTGAAGGTGCGAAGGGGATCTCAGCCTTTATGGTGCCGGCCAATGCCCCCGGCGTGAGCTATGGCAAGGCAGAAGAGAAGATGGGCTGGAACAGCCAGCCGACCCGGGAGGTTGTCTTTAATGGGGTTCGCATTCCTGCCTGCTATCGGTTGGGTGAGGAGGGGGAAGGGTTCAAGTTCGCCATGCAGGCCCTTGATGGGGGGCGCATCAATATTGCCACCTGTTCGGTGGGCACAGCCCAGCAGGCGCTGGACGATGCGCTGGCTTATGTGCAGCAGCGTCAGCAATTTGGTCACCCGATCAGCGAATTCCAGAGCGTGCAGTTTCGCCTGGCCGATATGGCGACCGAGCTGGCTGCCGCCCGTTTGCTGGTGCGTCAGGCCGCTGACAAGCTGGATCGCGGGGCACCGGACAAGAGTGCCTGGTGCGCCATGGCCAAACGGTTTGCCACCGATGTGGGTTATCGAATCTGTGATGAGGCTCTGCAACTCTTTGGCGGCTATGGTTATATCCGCGAGTATCCGCTCGAGCGCTATCTGCGCGATACCCGGGTACACCGCATTCTGGAGGGCACCAACGAGGTGATGCGACTCATCATCGCGCGCCGCATGCTGGCCGATCCCGGTTTGTCGCTGGGCTAA
- a CDS encoding enoyl-CoA hydratase, translated as MTRIRLEYHGHVAYITLDHPPANTWTLASLQAFLQMMVELDSRPDVVALVIRGAGDKFFCAGADLNMFVEGNVELAREVAEAFGKAFEALARFHGVSIAAINGYAMGGGLEVALACDIRIAEQQALLGLPEASVGLLPCAGGTQRLTELVGPGWAKRMILCGEKVSASLAYEMGLVEEVVKTGQAWEAAHQMAHLVERQSPSALRACKTLINQGRSGPRDAALPLERSLFLDLFSDANQREGVAAFLEKRLPRWQYGPTE; from the coding sequence ATGACAAGGATCAGACTCGAATATCATGGCCACGTGGCCTATATCACCCTCGACCATCCCCCTGCCAACACCTGGACTCTCGCCAGCCTGCAGGCCTTTTTGCAGATGATGGTGGAGCTCGACAGTCGTCCCGATGTGGTGGCGCTGGTGATCCGTGGTGCGGGCGACAAATTTTTCTGCGCCGGTGCCGACCTCAATATGTTTGTCGAGGGGAATGTCGAGCTGGCCCGCGAAGTAGCCGAGGCCTTTGGCAAGGCCTTCGAGGCGCTGGCCCGTTTTCACGGCGTCAGTATCGCCGCCATCAATGGTTATGCCATGGGCGGTGGCCTGGAAGTGGCGCTGGCTTGTGATATCCGTATCGCCGAGCAGCAGGCGTTGCTGGGACTGCCGGAAGCCTCGGTGGGCTTGCTTCCCTGTGCCGGTGGCACCCAGCGTCTGACCGAGCTGGTGGGGCCGGGCTGGGCCAAGCGGATGATCCTCTGCGGTGAGAAGGTGAGTGCCTCGCTGGCCTACGAGATGGGGCTGGTGGAGGAGGTGGTGAAAACCGGTCAGGCGTGGGAGGCGGCGCACCAGATGGCCCATCTGGTGGAGCGCCAGAGCCCGAGCGCCCTGCGCGCCTGCAAAACCCTGATCAATCAGGGCCGCAGTGGTCCGCGGGATGCCGCCTTGCCCCTTGAGCGGTCGCTGTTTCTCGATCTCTTTAGCGATGCCAATCAGCGTGAAGGGGTGGCCGCCTTCCTGGAGAAACGCTTACCGCGCTGGCAATATGGCCCAACAGAATAA
- a CDS encoding enoyl-CoA hydratase/isomerase family protein produces MSEPVKVSCYPTEDGHQIGVLTLDSPASLNALSLPMIQILQQTLTRWEQDPAIVCVLLQGMGEKAFCAGGDIRSFYYRKQEASGSELFDYARDFFEQEYRLDHHIHSYRKPLVCVADGICMGGGIGLFAGADFRVVTERSLFAMPEVTIGLYPDVGASWFLSRMPGRLGLWLGLTGARFNGSDAIGLGLADHVIASGERSALLSRLAVLEWAGSGDPREQIDLLFRELHSEVAARLPAPVLLPHQQRIDALLAGRTLQGVLARLFEAQFDEQEAVLQQAQQLCRTGSPISRAILWRQYWQARRYSLAEVFAEELTLSVNCVLKGDFVEGVRALLIDKDKDPRWQQLPPEGEWLDEFYRWPQGRNPLACKE; encoded by the coding sequence ATGAGTGAGCCGGTCAAGGTTAGCTGTTATCCCACCGAAGATGGCCATCAGATCGGGGTGTTGACCCTCGATAGCCCTGCGTCTCTCAACGCATTGAGCCTGCCGATGATCCAGATCCTGCAACAGACGCTGACCCGTTGGGAGCAGGATCCCGCCATCGTCTGTGTACTGCTGCAGGGGATGGGTGAGAAGGCATTTTGTGCCGGTGGCGATATCCGCTCCTTCTATTACCGCAAACAGGAGGCAAGCGGATCGGAACTGTTCGATTATGCCCGCGACTTTTTCGAGCAGGAGTATCGGCTCGATCACCACATCCACTCTTACCGCAAGCCCCTTGTCTGCGTGGCGGACGGCATCTGCATGGGCGGTGGGATAGGCTTGTTTGCCGGCGCCGATTTTCGGGTTGTCACCGAAAGAAGCCTGTTCGCCATGCCGGAGGTGACCATAGGACTCTACCCCGACGTGGGGGCGAGCTGGTTTTTAAGCAGGATGCCGGGGCGGCTGGGGCTCTGGCTTGGTTTGACTGGCGCCCGCTTCAACGGGAGTGATGCCATCGGTCTTGGGCTGGCGGATCACGTCATCGCCAGTGGCGAGCGCAGTGCGCTGTTGTCACGCCTCGCCGTGCTCGAGTGGGCTGGCAGTGGTGATCCCCGCGAGCAGATCGATCTGCTGTTCAGGGAATTGCACAGTGAGGTGGCGGCCCGGTTGCCAGCGCCAGTATTGCTACCCCATCAACAGAGGATCGATGCCTTGCTGGCGGGACGCACGCTGCAAGGGGTATTGGCGCGGTTGTTCGAGGCTCAGTTCGATGAACAGGAGGCGGTACTCCAGCAGGCGCAGCAGCTCTGCCGCACCGGCAGCCCCATCAGCCGTGCCATTTTGTGGCGCCAATATTGGCAGGCTCGCCGCTACTCCCTGGCAGAGGTATTTGCCGAGGAGCTGACCCTCTCGGTCAACTGTGTGCTGAAGGGGGATTTTGTGGAAGGGGTACGGGCACTGCTGATCGACAAGGATAAAGATCCCCGCTGGCAACAGTTGCCACCGGAGGGGGAGTGGCTGGACGAGTTCTATCGCTGGCCGCAGGGGCGCAATCCGTTGGCCTGCAAGGAATAA
- the mmsB gene encoding 3-hydroxyisobutyrate dehydrogenase, which yields MTRIGFIGLGNMGGPMAANLAGAGHTVQVFDLVAQNIERAIAAGCIAAGDAREAVTGCEVVISMLPAGEHVRDLWLSEGQDLLAALPVGALVIDCSTIDVDSARQVGEAARARGLRFIDAPVSGGVAGAAAGTLTFIVGGDAADFEAAKPLLACMGQNLFHAGTLGAGQIAKMCNNMLLAIHMAGTAEALALGVKEGLDPAVLSTIMGKSSGNNWSLERYNPWPGVMENVPAARNYQGGFMTRLMVKDLGLAMALAEHGHSAVPMGALARNLFNLHAAQGQGSRDFSSIVELYLDKQDPA from the coding sequence ATGACAAGGATAGGGTTTATCGGGCTCGGCAACATGGGGGGCCCCATGGCGGCCAATCTGGCCGGGGCCGGGCACACGGTGCAGGTGTTTGATCTGGTTGCCCAAAACATTGAGCGCGCCATCGCCGCTGGCTGTATCGCAGCGGGGGATGCCCGAGAGGCGGTGACCGGCTGCGAGGTGGTGATTAGCATGTTGCCTGCGGGGGAGCATGTGCGCGACCTTTGGTTGTCTGAGGGGCAGGATCTGCTGGCGGCCCTGCCGGTTGGTGCACTGGTGATCGACTGCTCCACTATCGATGTCGACTCTGCCCGTCAGGTCGGGGAGGCGGCCCGCGCCCGCGGTTTGCGCTTTATTGATGCCCCCGTATCGGGCGGTGTCGCCGGTGCGGCCGCCGGGACGCTCACCTTTATCGTTGGCGGCGACGCGGCAGATTTCGAGGCGGCAAAACCCTTGCTCGCCTGCATGGGGCAGAACCTGTTTCACGCCGGGACGCTGGGTGCCGGGCAGATCGCCAAGATGTGCAACAACATGCTGCTTGCGATCCATATGGCGGGTACTGCCGAGGCGCTGGCCCTCGGGGTGAAGGAGGGGCTGGATCCCGCCGTGCTCTCCACCATCATGGGCAAGAGCTCCGGCAACAACTGGAGTCTGGAGCGCTACAACCCCTGGCCCGGGGTGATGGAGAATGTCCCTGCCGCCCGCAACTATCAGGGGGGCTTTATGACCCGTCTGATGGTGAAAGATTTGGGGCTGGCCATGGCGCTGGCCGAGCATGGCCACAGCGCTGTGCCGATGGGGGCGCTCGCGCGTAACCTGTTCAACCTGCATGCCGCTCAGGGGCAGGGGAGCCGCGATTTCTCCAGCATCGTCGAGCTCTATCTGGATAAACAGGATCCCGCCTGA
- a CDS encoding SDR family oxidoreductase, whose translation MDIKDKVIVITGAGRGLGRAIALALSAQGATLALLDINRADLEATAALVRSQNDQCDQDSQCELFVCNVASEAEVESVFAGIKERFGVLHGLINCAGILRDGMLIKVKESELVEKMTLAQWQSVIDVNLTGTFLCGREGAALMAQGGQGGVIINISSIARAGNIGQSNYAASKAGVASLVVTWARELARHGIRVMGIAPGVFATDMTAAMKPEAMARMQQAIPVGTLGEAQQLAETVSFIFANDYLSGRVIELDGGLRL comes from the coding sequence ATGGATATCAAAGATAAGGTCATCGTTATTACCGGCGCTGGACGTGGCTTGGGACGGGCCATTGCGCTGGCCCTGAGCGCACAGGGGGCGACGCTGGCGCTGCTCGACATCAATCGCGCCGATCTGGAGGCGACCGCAGCCCTGGTGCGCAGTCAGAATGATCAGTGCGATCAAGATAGCCAGTGCGAGCTGTTTGTCTGCAATGTGGCGAGCGAAGCCGAGGTTGAGTCGGTTTTTGCTGGCATCAAGGAGCGTTTTGGCGTGCTGCACGGTCTTATCAACTGCGCCGGTATTTTGCGCGATGGCATGCTGATCAAGGTCAAAGAGAGTGAGCTGGTGGAGAAGATGACGCTGGCCCAGTGGCAGAGCGTGATTGATGTCAACCTCACAGGTACCTTCCTCTGCGGGCGCGAAGGGGCGGCGCTGATGGCGCAAGGGGGGCAGGGGGGCGTTATCATCAACATCTCCTCCATCGCCCGCGCTGGCAATATTGGCCAGAGCAACTATGCCGCCAGCAAGGCAGGGGTTGCCTCGCTGGTGGTGACCTGGGCGCGGGAGTTGGCGCGCCATGGCATTCGGGTGATGGGGATTGCCCCCGGGGTGTTTGCCACCGACATGACGGCGGCGATGAAGCCGGAGGCGATGGCGCGGATGCAGCAGGCCATTCCGGTCGGCACCCTTGGCGAGGCGCAGCAGCTGGCCGAGACGGTGAGCTTTATTTTTGCCAACGACTATCTGTCGGGAAGGGTGATAGAACTGGATGGCGGTTTGCGTTTATAG